Within Klebsiella sp. RIT-PI-d, the genomic segment TCCCACAGGATGCCCGGTGAGCACTATTACCTCATCACTGCTTAACATGCGCACTTTCGCGCCAAATGCCGCTTTTAATTTTTTATTATCCAGCCGCGCATCGCCTTTTGCCACGATGAGAATCACCTCATTTTTAATCTCAAATGAGAGCGTCTTCGCTATTTGCCCGGGTTCTACGTGATGCGCTGCTGCTGCAAGGGCCACGGTAGCAGTACTTTGACTGAGTTCAATTATTTCAACATCGGGGGCGCGATCGGCAAAGAATTGTCGCACAGATTGCAGACTCATGAGGATCTCCAGACTATTATCCGGTTTAATCTGTCATATGCGTCCGGTCAATGTAAATGCCCAACGTAAAATGCAATGAATATTGAGATTTCTCGATCCCCTTCACATTCACTGCAACCGGTTACAGTAACCGGTTGCAGATAATCTCAATGCAGTTTAATACTACGGCTGTAACTTCCACTGTATCGAAATAATAAGAGCCGTGCATGACATATCACCCTGTGAACACTGACCCTCAAGCGTTAACCTGCAGGACGCTGGCTCACAAGGCGAAAACATGTATAGCTATAAATAGGGCCGCTGTGCTTACGTCTATAGCCTGTCAGGAGGGCTGCTATGTCTGCTAACCATGCCGCATTTAATCTGATATTCCGCTTCGTTGAAAACTATGTCAGCCCTATCGCCGGGCGCGTTTCTGCTCAGCGTCATGTTATGGCCATCAAGGATGGTTTTATTTCCGCCATGCCATTTATGATTGTCGGATCGTTTTTACTGGTTTTTGTGTATCCGCCTTTTTCTCCGGACACGACCTGGGGATTCGCACGTGCCTGGCTGGATCTGGCTAAGCAGTATGAAAGTCGTATTTTAACGCCGTTTGATATGACCATGGGTATTATGTCGATTTATATCTGCGCGGCTATTGCCTACAATCTGGGTAAACACTACGAGAAGAAATTCCAGCTTGATCCGTTTATGGGCGCAATGCTCTCCATCATGGCATTCTTGCTGGTGGCGTCGCCGAAAACTAACGGTACGCTGCCGGTTGACAGTCTTGGTGGCACGGGCATTTTTACCGCTATTCTGGTCGCTATCTATTGCGTTGAACTCATGCGTTTTCTAAAAGCGCATAATATCGGGATCCGTCTGCCGGATGCCGTACCGCCGATGATCAAAAACTCTTTTGATCTTTTGATCCCTGTCCTGGTCGTTATTGTTACCCTGTATCCACTAAGCCTTTGGATACAGAGTGAATTCGATATGCTGATCCCGCAGGCTATTATGTCTCTGTTTAAACCCCTGGTTTCAGCGGCAGACTCGCTACCGGCCGTCTTGCTGGCGGTATTAATCGGGCACCTGCTATGGTTTGCCGGCATCCACGGCGCGGCCATCGTTTCTGGTATGCTGCAAATGTTCTGGTTAACGAACCTTGGGATGAACCAAAGTGCGCTCGCACAGGGTGCGCCACTTCCGCATATTTTCATGGAAGCGTTCTGGACATTCTTTGTGGTAGTTGGCGGCTCCGGGGCCACCATGGGCCTGGTCATTTGCTATCTGCGTAGCCGTTCGGCGCATTTACGTTCGATTGGCCGCCTGAGTATTGTCCCCAGCGTATTTAACATCAACGAACCGGTCATTTTCGGTACCCCTATCGTGATGAACCCGGTGTTCTTCATTCCCTTCCTGCTGGCACCGATGGTGAACGCAACGATTGCATGGGGCGTGGTGAAAATGGATCTGGTTGGACGGGTCATCTCTGTTGTACCGTGGACGGCTCCTGCGCCAATAGGTGCCGCGTGGGCGCTGGGCTGGGACTTCCGCGGCGCGGTTCTGGTGATTGCGTTAGCGGTTATCTCGGCGGTAATTTACTTCCCGTTCTTTAAAGTTTACGAGAAACAATTGCTGGAGCAGGAAGATCAGGAAGCGGCACGAGTGGAAGCAGAACAAACTGCGTAATGGAATGTAGCCCGGTGGCAGAACGTCATCGGGCGCTTAATTTACCCTATTTCGTTAATGTACAGTCGCCGCACTGCTGAACATCCGGCAGGCGATAGCGCTGGCAGCAGGTACGACGTACCAGCAATCCATCGCGTGGAACAACGGTGCGCCACAGTGGATTATCACTGCCATCAGTAAATTGCTTACCGAAGAAAAAGTGCTGGCGGAGCGTTTCCGTCAGCGCATCGCCGAGCAGCGGCTTAATCTCTCCCAGATACCAGTTAATCAGATAGCCGGTATTACTCCAGATAAGCTTGCCGTTAATCTCGCCCGTCGCTTCCAGCGCCCTGACTACCGGTATAAGTGTCTGGGTTACCAGCTTTTCAATGCGTTTAACCGGAGACAGCGCTGAACACTGCTCATCTTCAATAACATCTATCCAGAAGCAGGCCGCACGGCCGGTTTCATGGAATTCAACGTGAAAATGTTCAGGCGAAAGGTCAGGCGCACGTTCTCCGCTTAACAGGGCCAGCATCAGCGGCGGGATCAAAAGACCGATATACCATTGCGCCCACAGAGAGAGTAAAGGCTTATCTTCGCGCGGCTGCATGGGCTGATTACGATAGATATGATCGCCATAAAGCGCAAGCAACGTGCGCAGTTCAGCCGGGCGTGACCAGGTGGCAAGCGTCATCGCTTGCGTGGGAGGAAGCTCATCAAAGCGGATAAAATCGAGCATGTGCGCCCGATTTTCAGCGATGACATTGCGCATAGCTTCTGCCAGCGTCGCTCGCTTTTCGCTAAAAGGCGTCAGCCAGATCACATCTTCGATAATCGGTGCAGAACGATATGCCATACGCAAAGATAGATACAAATCTAAATGATAATGATTGCCAATCCTAACTATAGATAAAGACAATCGCAACTCTTTTCCGCGCTAAAAAGGGTGCTCAGGCAAAGCGAATTTCATCGCTGCTCAGAATATTGTTCCTTCCCAAATGCTTAGCTTCGTAAAGCGCTTTATCAGCACTTTCCAGCGCGCTGTCGACAGCATCACCCTGCAGATTCGCAATACCAATACTGACGGTAACATTGGTCGCTACACTTTCATTGAACATATGCGGGATCTTGAGATCGTAGACCTGCTGGCGGATGCGTTCGGCGGTTTCACGCGCCCGGCCTGCGTCACTGTTGGTCACCAGCACCATAAATTCTTCCCCGCCAAAACGCGTCACGATATCGCGCGAACGCACGGCATCACGTATTGCCGCTGAAACGCGGATCAGCGCCTGATCGCCCATCATATGGCCATAATGATCGTTATAAGCTTTGAAATGGTCGATGTCGATCAGCAGAACATAATGTTGCCCCGAATCGA encodes:
- the fhuF gene encoding siderophore-iron reductase FhuF, which produces MAYRSAPIIEDVIWLTPFSEKRATLAEAMRNVIAENRAHMLDFIRFDELPPTQAMTLATWSRPAELRTLLALYGDHIYRNQPMQPREDKPLLSLWAQWYIGLLIPPLMLALLSGERAPDLSPEHFHVEFHETGRAACFWIDVIEDEQCSALSPVKRIEKLVTQTLIPVVRALEATGEINGKLIWSNTGYLINWYLGEIKPLLGDALTETLRQHFFFGKQFTDGSDNPLWRTVVPRDGLLVRRTCCQRYRLPDVQQCGDCTLTK
- a CDS encoding YbaK/EbsC family protein; this translates as MSLQSVRQFFADRAPDVEIIELSQSTATVALAAAAHHVEPGQIAKTLSFEIKNEVILIVAKGDARLDNKKLKAAFGAKVRMLSSDEVIVLTGHPVGGVCPFGLENPLAVYCDISLQQYQEVLPAAGATHSAVRISPQRMAELIGATWIDVCL
- a CDS encoding PTS sugar transporter subunit IIC, with product MSANHAAFNLIFRFVENYVSPIAGRVSAQRHVMAIKDGFISAMPFMIVGSFLLVFVYPPFSPDTTWGFARAWLDLAKQYESRILTPFDMTMGIMSIYICAAIAYNLGKHYEKKFQLDPFMGAMLSIMAFLLVASPKTNGTLPVDSLGGTGIFTAILVAIYCVELMRFLKAHNIGIRLPDAVPPMIKNSFDLLIPVLVVIVTLYPLSLWIQSEFDMLIPQAIMSLFKPLVSAADSLPAVLLAVLIGHLLWFAGIHGAAIVSGMLQMFWLTNLGMNQSALAQGAPLPHIFMEAFWTFFVVVGGSGATMGLVICYLRSRSAHLRSIGRLSIVPSVFNINEPVIFGTPIVMNPVFFIPFLLAPMVNATIAWGVVKMDLVGRVISVVPWTAPAPIGAAWALGWDFRGAVLVIALAVISAVIYFPFFKVYEKQLLEQEDQEAARVEAEQTA